The Hoplias malabaricus isolate fHopMal1 chromosome X2, fHopMal1.hap1, whole genome shotgun sequence genomic interval aaaatacgtgtagcgttactaaaagaaataataaagttgtaagtggttacacatcgctaccttgaagacgtgacgactggctggaggagtaacacaggcactggctgtatgacgggaggtggggggtgggtggaataacggagagtaggcggtgaatgtggggagacgaagcgtagatacggcttaacttagcacgaatttcgatgtctgccgtttacactaatgctaaattgctaaagctgcaatttgctaatcttaaacgctcactcaagtctgggcgctgggagactcgcctgttggggtcagtggccatttccagccgcaggctcggaggaggctcgggttcgtttctagagtcgtggttcgttggtggaggcaaaaaatattcaaatgccctgtTCGTATTTTGGAAAGTTCATTAGtagaggcgttcgttagtagaggttccactgtacagaGATTAGATGGTTCTGCAATGACAAAGAGATTGTTATATATCTACGAGAGACAACCACAAAAGAAAACcccaaaatatcttcatatttgtAACAATGAAACCTGAAAGGTGAAGGTGTGGTTTCATATCTCTGCCCGTTGCTGTGGAGAAGACATTACTATTTATGGCTTTGTTTGATGCTGTTTTGTATGTAATATTGTAAATTACCTTTGAACCACAGCCTTTAAATATGTTCTTTCTCATTCAGAACTGATCCTAGGCCAGCGTTCTTCTACAGTCATGTGCTACATTGTGGTATACTTGGTTTGGAGAACTTGAATCTCATCCCCATTCATGCATTAATTCCTAGTGAACACCATGCCGTCATTAATCTCATTATTGATTAATTTCTTGATGGGTTTCTCTGATgattacagaatatttgtaattGGTGTTTAATCCAAACGTCTAATACATTTAATCTGTGCTAGACCACACAGACTCTTAGCaattatatttacactgttttaacACAAACTCAGTGAAGCCATCTTTGGTGTCTGAACTCTGGTCAATAACAGTTGTGTATAGAAGTAGTACACCAAAAGACAAACACCAAGCACAGCAGTGCAGGAGTACAGAACAGCACAGAGTGAGAGCAGAGGGCTCCTTCAGTCAACAGTAGCAGCAGATAGCAGCGGTGATTACAGACGGATTGTCACTGATTATGTCTCGGCTCGAGTCTGCTCCGATCCTTTGCTTTTCTGTTAGGCAaatctggttctggaagcgggttcttgtttagtggctgttctctcgtggttcagagcgagtcgagtagggactaaaccgtggcgtgtaaagcttgcagagcgctgatcgtccagagagagtcatcactctacgccacgcaacgcagacgaccagcaccaactctccatctgtaaaatctccagctgcagcagagatgacatttgtttttatccgactcacgacggcagctcgtaaaatgacgccgtggtcttttgaagaggttcaaacgctccttggatcggtggccgacgaaagaatccagcgagagctggacgctgcaacaaggaaggaacaaactctactgatctgtctgaactgatgacggagctgtgttcagtcccaaacaacaacaacacgccaatacaccatgagtaaacactgctTAACGTTACTGCCGCCGTTGTTCCCAATAGACACAGGGTTTTGAGACGACACTGGATATATTCCAGTGCAGGGGGGCTTTATAGTTTAAGAACCAAGCAGGGACCAAGTGAATAGAGCCGGTaccttgcagtggaaaagcacgaCAGATGGCAGCAGTGATGGCAGGCAACTACCCGACAGGTGGAGCCGATCAGTTATGGTTAAAGCATGCTTCCCCGGGTTCTAGGTATGTTGGTGTAGCCGTGGTGAAAGCAGGCACCCAGCGAGCAGTACCGACCAGCTCGGTGAAGataatacaacacacacacgcaatttTATAGACCGTTTCAgagtaaaataaacacagattagACACAGAAGTGGGGGTCAAACAGAGGGATATTGGACAGGAAAGTACCGCCCGATCTCTCTGCCGGGACACACCACACGACGAAGCagacttcagacaccaaacatgtctccGTGTCCTCAAATCAGTGCCTCCCACCAATCACACCTTTATCATCCTCCTCTGTCATCATCTTCCATCAGTCTTCAATCAGACGACCGGAGGTGGGTCACTTCTCCGTCGAGTCTCTGTAGTGAAACTTAAATGAGAGGAAGCGCTCGTTTGCCTGTCGGACGTGCGCTGCTTTAGTCTGAGTTATCTTAAAAGAGATGGCTTTGTCCCCGCTGCTTAAAAGCTGATAGAAATTATGCTGATTTGCCCGGAAATGGGAGTTTTCAGCACCTGAGGTATTGACCCCGGGTCCAttccattaaaatgtaaatcacTCCAAAGTTAAATGTGTCTGAGGCGGCGCTCCGGTGGAAGGAGGGTTTCCTCGGCGCCTGATCACCGCGAGTTTGCCGCTGGAGGAGCTGCTTTCCGTTCTGGGATTTCGCCGGACGCTTAAGGGCTTGCCaaaatatcatttaaagggCTCATatgttgctgctgttgttgtgtggTTGTAGGCACCAAATTCAGTCATTCGTCATGTGCTCTTCAAGAACgaaatatgtaaatgaaccCTGTCCAGATTGGCTGCTCCACATTCTAAAGGAAACTAGGGTGTGCAGACTTAGATTAgtcagataacttaagcccataGTCAAGCCTGTCTATCTTCTGTTGGACAAAAGTTGGGCTTAATTTATCTggatttgtgacatcacatacaTGGTATACTGAAAAtaggcagttttttttttcttcttcttcttttcttcttcccTCCCTTTGTAAATCTTATCAACAAACGAGAAGCAGTCTGTTTTCcgtgatatgggccctttaaagttTCCCTGCTGCACTTGTGTTGCTTTGGTAAGTGGAGACTTTTTGCTGCCTGCATTAAAACTGAGTTTTGAGAGTCTGGCTCTTTGATGAGCGTGTTAGCTTCGGCGGCATGCTAAATTAGCACAGGTGTGGACTCCTGGGCTGGAGTGGGACCCTTTAGAGTAAGCGCCACGctttgaagtgtgcacttcagCATCACTgtggagtgtgagagtgaaacaGATGAACTCAGACGCCCTGTGAGAGTCCCGCACTCCTCAGGAAGCGTCTGTGCAGCGATACAGCGGTGAACCTTatcctctgtgtgtttctctgtgatcAGGCTCCATCTATGAACCGCTCAAACTCTCCATCCTGCACCACGAGGATGAGCCGCTGTGGGAGAAACTCGACCGCTTCTACAACGCAGGTGAGGCTTTCAGACCCAGTGACACCACCTGGCTCCTGGGGGCTtcttttaaaggagcagtaCGTCTTTGTTTCTGCTTCCTTTATGAATGCAAATGAATCTGTTTGTTTCAGATTATGTAACAACCAGTGCCCACACACTTCCTTTTGTTTACATTGTTGAGCAGTGCACCCACTAGAGGGCGCAGCTCAAAGTCACAAGTTTCTTACAGCAACGGACTTGTAGTGTGAGGgtggagggggtggtggtggtctgAGGCCGTTAAATACATTGTGGCGAGTGGACGAATGTTTCCTTTGATGCTGTTCCATTTGTCTGCATCCACAAGTTTTTGGGTAATGCTcacatcacaaacacagaggATGGACAGAAGGCTCCGTCCAGATCTGTATTCAGTCTCAGCCTTCAGCAGAACTCAGTCTTAAAGTGATTAttcattacatatttatataaagaTAAATCTTATATCAGATCAAATTACTTTGTAGTTTATGCTCCGTAGATTAGACACGACGAGCGCGGAGGAatagagcactgagtaaaaactgagaagaaagagaacagagcgaaaacggctaaaacccagagcttctgctcctcgctcctcactgctgtaaAAGAATAACTGCTTCTCACAGTTTCATCTTTCTTTGTAAAACTTTTTTTATACAACACCAAAGATTGTTCCAGTGAATCGATACGCACTCCCTTCGTCCGTCTGTCCCGAGCAGAGGGCCGTGCAGGGGGTGTAAGTTATTTAATTAATGGATGaaacaagtttttaaaaaataattggaAAATTCACCAAGCGAACACAGAcatcactgaaaaaaatatattcaataaacattcttcagctctctctctctctctctctctctctctctctctctctctctctctttcctctcttcctttctctcctctctcttgctctctctcttctctctttctttcttctttctctctctctctcctttctctttctctcctctctctttctctcctctcttgctctctctctctcctctctctttctttctctcctctctctttctttctctttctctctctttctttctctcctctctctctctttctctctcctctctctctcctctctctctctttctttttttctctgtctctctctctttctttctctttctcatctttctctttctctctcatctctctctctatctctctctctctcctctctctctctatctctctctcctttctctctctttctctctctctctctttctctctctctctctctctctctctctctctctctctctctctctcctctctctctcactctctctctctctctctggttggtgtgttgtggtcagtgtACAGTTGGAGGAAGTGCGGGGGTTAATGGATTGAGTCGTGTTCTGAGAGAGTGCTGCTAAAACGTCggttttttcctcctctgttTGTTCTGGATTCAGAAAGTGACGCCCTCCTCTGAGCTCAGACCCAGACGTCCAGCTGATGGGGAAATGTTTTCAGAGATTAgactgttggtgtgttttctctctctctctctctttctctctctctctctctctctctctcgctctctctctctctctcctctctctctcactctctctctctctctctggttggtgtgttgtggtcagtgtACAGTTGGAGGAAGTGCGGGGGTTAATGGATTGAGTCGTGTTCTGAGAGAGTGCTGCTAAAACGTCggttttttcctcctctgttTGTTCTGGATTCAGAAAGTGACGCCCTCCTCTGAGCTCAGACCCAGACGTCCAGCTGATGGGGAAATGTTTTCAGAGATTAgactgttggtgtgttttctctctctctctctctctctctctctctctctctctctctctctctctctctctctctctgagtgtgaaCACACGTATGGGtcactctctgtgtttctgcaggattAAGGTGTGATTTAGAGCTGAattaaactgagagagagagagagagagatggagagctCAGTGCATTTGCATCTAGAGTGCTCCGTCCTGCTGATGACTGATTGTGAATAATGTGTGATCGTTTCTTTCTCTTCGATCTTCAGAGCAGTGTGTCTCAGCACAGGTTTCCCCCGCGGCTAGTGGCTGTAGACTCTTTAAGAGCCCTGTTTACAGCTTGCGTTAACGTGCTTTAAAATGAGATCACATTCAAACTTCACTTGTGTGGTGTGAACACGGTGGACTGCGTCGTCTGTGTTTGTATAAGATTACGGCAGCAGAGGTGCGTCTGCACGCTGACGTACAGGTGAATTATCACACACTGAAGGACATGAGCGACTGGTCCAGACCTCAGAGACGCTGCGGCTGTCTTTTCCAGTTTTGGATGTCCGTGAAACTAGCCGCAGTCCCGCGTCAGTCCCTGATTCTCTGGACAGTAGGAGCAGTCCTTCCTCTGCACTGCCTCTTGGAGATGGTCTCTACCCACGTTTGACAGCGTATAATGCATCGGTCACAGCCCAGAGAAGGCAGTTCACTCAGGAAAGTGTGATTGAGTCTCCTCTGGTCACCGGGGACACGTTTTAGTGGAGTGTGCAAACTCCAACCAGAGTTCATCCAGATACAGTTcggatatcacacacacacacacacacacacacacacctggaggtTTCCTGAGGCTGGTGTACAGACGATGTTGATAGAAGGATTCAACTGTGTAACTTCAAACATCCTAATGACAAGTGATTGTTCTTTCATAATATACCCCCCATAAAGGGGAcctctacgattgtggggaaacaccaTTCTCTTGGGTTTGTTAACGTTTagaaactcatctgtaactcggtgtgtttagttttgtagcactgtcactAATGcggttagccgtctcctgagtttagAGACCGTTTTGCTTTAAgggatctgaaacagcaaaaaataattcAACATAACCccactatggagcaggaatagagcaacatcctcatcttggcTCATgcttttcagagagagagagagagagagagggaggtggtttgtttgtgttttttaataatttctcttaaagtaaaataatgaaTAGGAGCGAATATTAAGCCTCAGGACCCTTCCACATgaattttgatgtttttttaaaagaatcCCCACCCGactgaatttcttttttttcccccctccctcttCCTTCTCCCTGATCCTTAAACAtggacatctctctctctctccttgctcttcccctctttctctcttcctacTACTcacccttttttctttttatcttcctctctttcatccgttttttctcattctcttttctctatATCCTCCTCTCTCCTTACTATccccccttttctctttcttctttctttctttcttttgtttgctctttctctccctctccctctttttcttctctctccttAATACTTTCTTTCTatatttcactctctctcttcctcctttcattctttcttttctctcactttctttttttactcCTTCTTTCTCATTACTGTATCTCTccttcattttttctttctttcttttgcttgctctcctcctctcactgttacctcctctctctccttactGTTCttactatatttatttcttttgtttctctctctctctctctctctctctctctctctctctctccagttaaGTCTACTATCCTGAGTTACCAGAGTCCCACCACTGGTCTGTTCCCGGTGAAGACGTGCTCTGATTGTAAAGAGGCGAAAGTGAGGGACTCTCTTTACTGTGCGGCGAGCTCCTGGGCTCTGGCCATAGCCTACAGGTCAGAAACACTCACCCTGAACACActcgccacacacacacagtctcacacactggGGTCCACCCTGAACATTCACAGTGGGGCGACCAGGTTAGAAACGAGGGCCGGATTTTAAACTGTGGGCTCCGgactgccctgaactggataagggttacagacaatgaatgaatgaatgaatgaatgttaccaTATCTCACATGTCATTACAGATACAGAGTGTGTTACgtatgagtgactgtatgaatgtgcctctcagtgtgtgttgtcTGCTGTCTGCAGGCGTATTGATGATGACATGGGCCGGACTCACGAGCTGGAGCACTCCGCTATTAAATGCATGAGGGGCATTCTCTACTGCTACATGAGGCAATCAGACAAGGTAAGCTTCCAATAtccacagatcagccataacattaaaactactGCCgcgtttctacactcactttccacccaggagcactgtgtagtccTACatttacaggctgtagtccttAAACAGCTCTTCAgccctcaggacccccacagagcaggtgtgacgtggtggtggatcattctcagcgctgcagtgacactgacgtggtggtggtgtgttagtgtgtgttgtgctggtgtagagtggatcagacacagcagtgctgctggagtttttaaaccctgtgtccactctctgtccactctgtgagacactcctccctcgttggtccaccttgtagatgtagagtcagagacagtagctcatctgtcgctgcacagtgtgtgtcgctcgtcctctagtccttcatcagtgacacaggacgctgtcggctggatgtttttggtcggtggactgttctcggtccagacactgaggggtttaaaaactccagcagcactgctttgtctgagtA includes:
- the LOC136676524 gene encoding uncharacterized protein → IKEREEKEGEGEKEQTKERKKEEREKGGYLHTPLKRVPGDQRRLNHTFLSELPSLGCDRCIIRCQTWKEREIERERREREIEREMREKEKDEK